Proteins co-encoded in one Callospermophilus lateralis isolate mCalLat2 chromosome 2, mCalLat2.hap1, whole genome shotgun sequence genomic window:
- the Atg2a gene encoding autophagy-related protein 2 homolog A isoform X1 produces MSRWLWPWSNCVKERVCRYLLHHYLGHFFQEHLSLDQLSLDLYKGSVALRDIHLETWSVNEVLESMESPLELVEGFVGSIEVAVPWAALLTDHCTVRVSGLQLTLQPRQGQGPGAADSQSWASCMTTSLQLAQECLREGYPEPSEPPQPLEGLEMFAQTIETVLRRIKVTFLNTVVRVEHSPGDGEHGVAVEVHVQRLEYCDEAVRDPSQAPPVDVHQPPAFLHKLLQLAGVRLHFEEFPPQVEPPEPPLQIGSCSGYMELMVKLKQNEAFPGPKLEVAGQLGSLHLLLTPRQLQQLQDLLSAVSLADPEGLADKLNKSRPLGAEDLWLIEQDLNQQLQAGAVAEPLSPEPLSNPLVNLDGTDLFFSMTGLTSSVTSAVSELSLSDVDLGSSVHSNMASRRLSAPTPAAGKAAPTPIPDTMRPDSLLKMTLGGVTLTLLQTSAPSSGPPDLATHFFAEFDAAKDGPFGSREFHHLRPRFQKACPCSHVRLTGTAVQLSWELRTSSRGRRTSSTEVHFGQLEVLECLWPRGTLEPEYTEILSFPSNMGSQASARPCAHLRHTQTLRRVPKSRPRRSIARHCHSELSLDLADFQADVELGALDRLAALLHMATTPPEPPAGLLAEPPPATEQQTVFRLSAPRATLRLRFPIADLRPERDPWAGQAVRAEQLRLELSDPQFRSELSSGPGPPAPTRLELTCSDLHGIYEDGEKPPVPCLRVSKALDPKSTGHKYFLPQIVLILDPQSGSTQWEMAPEKGEDLELSTESPCELREPEPSPFSSKRTMYETEEMVIPGDPEEMRTFQSRTLALSRCSLEVLLPSAHIFLPSKEVYESIYNRINNDLLMWEPADLLPTPDPATQPPGFLGSSGFWHDNFKMCKSAFKLDSDSDDEDTHFFSVGASGVHQAPAPEPRRRHSQSTFSTLVTVLKGRITALCEAKDEGGRRLEVAHGELVLDVERGTIFSVSQYRGQPGLGYFCLEAEKATLYHRAAVDNYLLSSHLELPSFTPPTQLAPTIYPSEEGVTERGASGRKGQGQGPPMLSAAVRIHLDPHKNVKEFLVTLRLHKATLRHYMALPEQSWHSQLLEFLDVLDDPVLGYLPPTVITVLHTHLFSCAVDYRPLYLPVRVLLTAETFTLSSNIVMDTSTFLLRFILDDSALYLSDKCEVETLDLRRDYVCVLDVDLLELVIKTWKGSTEGKLSQPLFELRCSNNVVHVHSCADSCAMLANLLQYVMSAGDLHPPPRPPSPTEIAGQKVQLSESPASLPSCPPVETALINQRDLADALLDTERSLRELAQPAGGPLPQASPVSVYLFPGERSGAQPPFTPPGGSAGSLGSCSEAKEEEEEEGDGDTLDSDEFCILDAPGLGIPPRDGEPVVTQLHPGPIVVQDGHFSRPLGSTDLLRAPAHFPVPSSRVVLREVSLVWHLYGGRDFGPHPGHRARVGLTGPRGSPSRCSGPNRPQNSWRTQGGSGRQHQVLMEIQLSKVSFQHEVYPEEPAVGTVPSQELEERPLSRQVLIVQELEIRDRLATSQINKFLHLHTSEQLPRRTHSNMLTIKALHVAPTTNVGGPECCLRVSLMPLRLNVDQDALFFLKDFFTSLAAGINPLVPGETSAEAHPETRGRPSSPQEGQPKSTDTSSSQEASGSGHGSSVEQQPIYFREFRFTSEVPIWLDYHGKHVTMDQVGTFAGLLIGLAQLNCSELKLKRLCCRHGLLGVDKVLGYALNEWLQDIRKNQLPGLLGGVGPMHSVVQLFQGFRDLLWLPIEQYRKDGRLMRGLQRGAASFGSSTASAALELSNRLVQAIQATAETVYDILSPAAPISRSLQDKRSARRLRKGQQPADLREGVAKAYDTVREGILDTAQTICDVASRGHEQKGLTGAVGGVIRQLPPTVVKPFILATEATSNLLGGMRNQILPDAHKDHALKWRSEEAQD; encoded by the exons ATGTCACGATGGCTGTGGCCATGGTCGAACTGTGTGAAAGAGCGGGTCTGCCGATACTTGCTGCACCATTACTTGgggcacttctttcaggaacacctCAGCCTGGACCAGCTCAGCCTGGATCTGTACAAGGGCAGCGTTGCTCTGCGGGATATCCACCTGGAGACCTGG TCTGTGAATGAGGTTCTGGAGTCAATGGAGTCGCCACTGGAGCTGGTGGAAGGCTTTGTGGGCTCCATCGAGGTGGCTGTGCCCTGGGCTGCGCTGCTCACTGATCACTGCACCGTGCGCGTGTCAGGCCTCCAGCTTACCCTGCAGCCCCGCCAGGGACAAG GACCAGGGGCTGCTGACTCACAGAGCTGGGCCTCCTGCATGACCACAAGCCTGCAGCTGGCTCAGGAGTGTCTGCGGGAGGGGTACCCTGAGCCCTCTGAGCCCCCACAGCCTCTGGAGGGACTGGAGATGTTTGCCCAGACCATTGAGACTG tgcTGCGGAGAATCAAGGTGACCTTCCTGAACACTGTTGTGAGGGTGGAGCACTCACCAGGTGATGGGGAGCACGGCGTGGCTGTGGAGGTCCATGTACAGAG ACTGGAGTACTGTGACGAGGCAGTGCGGGACCCAAGCCAGGCGCCACCGGTAGACGTGCACCAGCCACCAGCCTTCCTGCACAAGCTGCTGCAGCTGGCAGGGGTGCGTCTGCACTTCGAGGAGTTCCCCCCGCAG GTAGAACCGCCAGAGCCGCCCTTGCAAATAGGCAGCTGCTCAGGGTACATGGAGCTGATGGTGAAGCTGAAGCAAAACGAGGCCTTCCCAGGCCCCAAG TTGGAGGTGGCAGGACAGCTGGGCTCTCTGCACCTGCTTCTGACCCCACGGCAGCTCCAGCAGCTTCAGGATCTGCTCAGTGCTGTTAGCCTTGCAG ACCCTGAAGGCCTGGCTGACAAGCTGAACAAGAGCCGCCCGCTCGGTGCTGAAGACCTGTGGCTGATCGAGCAGGACCTGAACCAGCAGCTGCAGGCGGGTGCTGTGGCCGAGCCTCTCAGCCCAGAGCCCCTCTCTAACCCTCTTGTCAACTTGGACGGCACTG ACCTCTTCTTTTCCATGACTGGCCTTACGAGCAGTGTGACCTCAGCAGTCTCTGAGCTCTCCCTCTCTGATGTGGACCTGGGCTCCTCTGTGCATAGCAACATGGCTTCCCGCCGACTCTCTGCCCCTACCCCCGCAGCTG GCAAGGCGGCCCCCACACCCATTCCGGACACCATGCGCCCTGATTCGCTGCTGAAGATGACCCTGGGGGGTGTGACCCTGACTTTGCTTCAGACTTCTGCCCCATCTTCTGGACCACCTGACCTCGCTACCCATTTTTTTGCTGAGTTTGATGCTGCCAAGGATGGGCCATTCGGCTCCCGAGAATTCCACCATCTCCGGCCACGCTTCCAGAAAGCCTGCCCCTGTAGCCATGTTCG GCTCACAGGCACAGCTGTGCAGCTGTCCTGGGAGCTGCGGACCAGCAGTAGGGGCCGGCGGACGAGCAGCACAGAAGTGCACTTTGGGCAGCTGGAGGTGCTGGAATGCTTGTGGCCCAGGGGCACTTTGGAGCCCGAGTACACAGAG ATCCTGAGTTTCCCCAGTAACATGGGCTCCCAGGCCTCAGCTCGGCCCTGTGCCCACCTGCGCCACACACAGACTCTGCGCCGGGTGCCCAAG AGCCGGCCCCGGCGCTCCATTGCCCGCCATTGCCACTCAGAACTGTCCCTGGACCTAGCCGATTTTCAAGCAGATGTGGAGCTGGGGGCCCTGGATCGCCTGGCTGCCCTGTTGCACATGGCCACCACACCCCCTGAGCCTCCTGCTGGCCTTCTG GCAGAGCCTCCACCAGCCACTGAGCAGCAGACAGTATTTCGGCTTTCAGCACCCCGGGCCACACTGAGGCTGCGATTCCCCATCGCTGACCTGAGGCCCGAGCGGGACCCTTGGGCAGGCCAGGCTGTGCGGGCTGAGCAACTGCGGCTGGAGCTGAGTGATCCTCAATTCCGGTCAGAGCTTAGCAGTGGGCCTGGCCCCCCAGCCCCCACCCGCCTGGAACTTACCTGCTCGGACCTGCATG GAATCTATGAAGATGGAGAAAAGCCACCAGTCCCCTGCCTCCGTGTCTCCAAAGCCCTGGACCCCAAGAGTACTGGACACAAGTACTTCCTCCCCCA GATAGTGTTGATCCTGGACCCCCAGTCCGGCAGCACACAGTGGGAGATGGCCCCAGAGAAGGGAGAAGACCTGGAGCTGTCCACCGAGAGTCCGTGCGAGCTGCGGGAGCCTGAGCCCTCGCCCTTCTCCTCTAAGAGGACCATGTATGAGACGGAGGAG ATGGTGATCCCTGGAGACCCTGAGGAGATGAGGACGTTCCAGAGCCGGACTCTGGCGCTGTCCCGCTGCAGCCTGGAGGTGCTTCTGCCCAGCGCCCACATCTTCCTGCCCAGCAAGGAGGTCTACGAGAGCATCTACAACAG GATCAACAATGATCTGCTCATGTGGGAGCCCGCGGACCTGCTTCCCACCCCTGACCCCGCCACTCAACCCCCTGGTTTCCTGGGCTCCTCCGGCTTCTGGCATGACAACTTCAAGATGTGCAAGTCAGCCTTCAAGCTGG ACTCTGACTCGGATGATGAGGACACCCACTTCTTCTCAGTGGGGGCCTCAGGTGTCCACCAGGCCCCCGCCCCTGAGCCCCGACGCCGTCACTCCCAGAGTACCTTCTCTACGCTGGTGACGGTGCTGAAGGGTCGGATCACAGCCCTCTGTGAAGCCAAG GACGAAGGTGGGAGGCGGCTGGAGGTCGCACATGGGGAGCTGGTGCTGGATGTGGAACGGGGCACCATCTTCAGTGTCTCTCAGTACCGCGGCCAGCCGGGGCTCGGCTACTTCTGCCTCGAGGCTGAAAAGGCCACACTCTACCACCGAG CGGCTGTGGATAACTACCTGCTATCCAGTCACCTGGAACTGCCCAGCTTTACTCCCCCAACCCAGCTGGCCCCCACCATCTACCCCTCAGAGGAAGGGGTGACTGAGCGGGGAGCCTCAGGCCgcaagggccagggccagggccctCCCATGCTGTCTGCCGCTGTGCGCATCCACCTGGACCCCCACAAGAATGTCAAG GAGTTCCTGGTGACACTCAGGTTGCACAAAGCCACCCTGCGCCACTACATGGCCCTACCTGAACAGAGCTGGCACTCCCAG CTGCTGGAGTTCTTAGATGTGCTGGATGACCCCGTGCTGGGCTATCTGCCCCCAACAGTCATCACTGTCCTGCACACACATCTGTTCTCCTGCGCTGTGGACTACAG GCCCCTCTACCTCCCTGTTCGTGTCCTTCTTACTGCTGAGACCTTCACCCTCTCCAGCAACATCGTCATGGACACATCCACCTTCTTGCTCAG GTTCATCCTTGACGACTCCGCCTTGTACCTGTCCGATAAGTGTGAGGTGGAGACCCTGGATCTGCGGCGAG ATTATGTCTGTGTCTTGGACGTGGACCTCCTGGAACTGGTGATCAAAACGTGGAAGGGGAGCACTGAGGGCAAACTG AGCCAGCCACTGTTCGAGCTGCGCTGCTCCAACAATGTGGTTCATGTGCACAGCTGCGCCGACTCCTGCGCCATGCTGGCCAATCTGCTGCAGTACGTAATGAGCGCAGGCGACCTGCACCCCCCACCCCGGCCCCCCAGCCCCACGGAGATCGCCGGCCAGAAGGTACAG CTCTCCGAGAGCCCTGCCTCCCTGCCCTCGTGCCCACCAGTGGAGACAGCACTCATCAACCAGCGGGACCTGGCTGATGCCCTTCTGGACACAGAGCGCAGCCTGCGGGAGCTGGCCCAGCCTGCAG GTGGGCCCCTCCCTCAGGCCTCGCCCGTCTCAGTCTACCTGTTCCCAGGTGAACGGAGTGGGGCCCAGCCCCCTTTCACCCCTCCTGGAGGCTCCGCTGGCAGCTTAGGGTCCTGCTCTGAGgcgaaggaagaggaggaagaggagggggatgGAGACACCCTGGACAGTGACGAGTTCTGCATCCTCGACGCTCCTGGCCTAGGCATCCCG CCCCGAGATGGGGAACCCGTGGTGACGCAGCTGCATCCAGGTCCCATTGTCGTGCAGGATGGACATTTCTCCCGGCCGCTGGGGAGCACAGACCTGCTGCGGGCACCTGCCCACTTCCCAGTGCCCAGCAGTCGTGTGGTGCTACGTGAGGTCTCCCTGGTCTGGCACCTCTATGGGGGCCGAGACTTTGGCCCCCACCCTGGCCACAG AGCAAGAGTTGGACTCACAGGCCCCAGGGGCTCCCCTTCCCGCTGCTCTGGTCCCAACCGGCCCCAGAACTCCTGGCGAACGCAGGGAGGCAGTGGGCGGCAACACCAGGTCCTCATGGAGATCCAGCTGAGCAAG GTGAGCTTCCAGCATGAGGTGTACCCAGAGGAGCCGGCTGTAGGCACAGTCCCTAGCCAGGAGCTGGAAGAGCGGCCACTGTCCCGCCAGGTGCTCATTGTGCAAGAGCTGGAAATCCGCGACCGGCTGGCCACCTCCCAGATTAACAAGTTCCTGCACCTCCACACGAGCGAGCAGCTGCCGCGGCGTACCCACTCCAACATG CTCACCATCAAAGCGCTGCACGTGGCCCCCACCACCAATGTGGGTGGACCTGAGTGCTGTCTCCGTGTCTCGCTGATGCCCCTGCGGCTCAATGTGGACCAG GATGCCCTCTTCTTCCTCAAGGACTTCTTCACTAGTCTGGCAGCTGGCATCAACCCCTTGGTCCCAGGAGAGACCTCTGCGGAGG CTCACCCTGAGACCCGAGGCCGGCCCAGTAGCCCTCAGGAAGGGCAGCCCAAGAGCACAGACACCAGCAGCTCACAAGAGGCCTCTGGCAGTGGACACGGTTCCTCTGTTGAGCAGCAACCAATCTACTTCAG GGAGTTCCGCTTCACATCTGAAGTGCCCATCTGGCTGGATTATCATGGCAAGCACGTCACCATGGATCAAGTG GGCACTTTCGCTGGCCTCCTCATCGGCCTGGCCCAGCTCAATTGCTCCGAGCTGAAGCTAAAGCGACTCTGCTGCCGGCACGG GCTCCTGGGTGTGGACAAGGTCCTGGGCTACGCTCTCAACGAGTGGCTACAGGACATCCGCAAGAACCAGCTGCCCGGCCTGCTGGGCGGTGTGGGCCCCATGCACTCAGTCGTTCAACTCT TCCAAGGGTTCCGAGACCTGCTGTGGCTGCCCATTGAGCAGTACAGGAAGGACGGGCGCCTCATGCGAGGGCTGCAGCGGGGGGCCGCCTCCTTCGGCTCGTCCACGGCCTCTGCTGCCCTGGAACTGAGCAACCGGTTGGTGCAGGCCATCCAG GCCACAGCTGAGACAGTGTACGACATCCTATCCCCGGCGGCGCCCATCTCCCGCTCCCTGCAGGACAAGCGCTCTGCTCGGAGGCTGCGCAAGGGCCAGCAGCCCGCTGACCTCCGGGAAGGCGTGGCCAAGGCCTATGACACTGTTCGAGAG GGCATCCTGGACACAGCTCAGACCATCTGTGATGTGGCGTCACGGGGCCATGAGCAGAAGGGTTTGACAGGCGCCGTGGGAGGGGTGATCCGCCAGCTGCCCCCAACGGTGGTGAAGCCATTCATCCTAGCCACGGAGGCCACGTCCAATCTGCTCGGGGGCATGCGCAACCAGATCCTGCCTGATGCCCACAAGGACCATGCTCTCAAGTGGCGCTCCGAGGAGGCCCAGGACTGA